The following coding sequences lie in one Cercospora beticola chromosome 9, complete sequence genomic window:
- a CDS encoding uncharacterized protein (CAZy:GT25), with amino-acid sequence MRSLSVAALRITPKLNNLDIMGESEKYGVQAYYSPALRSLNAFRSETVRFYGLCGLCISFLFFFCTMHGGPRIYGSLQSTISDITNTTLGFQMIFVLNIASRHDKRDAVSMSASVSNMDFEWLEGVDGALISNKAKPPKLEAGLERSSNTLGCWRAHMNAMQHIVKERIESALIMEDDVDWDVNIRKQLLEFANGARFVQGPGGARGDSNSPYGNDWDVLCLGHCGTGNFNDEKRWWVTPNDPTAVPPELYKWGNVPNLSPPALREGRFNRYIYSATGGRCLCAYAVSLRGARLFLNTETLALEQALPADRGMARLCHVRKFGAKCISPYPSIFGSHFAAGPMSKDSDRQTIAEIWRKVGLTPHVVFSTRLHLQRA; translated from the exons ATGAGGTCACTGAGTGTTGCCGCACTCAGGATCACTCCTAAACTCAACAACCTCGATATCATGGGGGAAAGTGAAAAGTATGGCGTACAGGCCTACTACTCACCGGCCTTGCGATCACTGAACGCATTCCGATCAGAAACTGTGCGCTTCTATGGACTCTGTGGGCTCTGCATAtcgttcctcttcttcttctgcacaaTGCATGGAGGGCCGCGTATCTACGGGTCATTACAATCAACCATCTCAGATATTACGAACACCACGCTTGGG TTCCAAATGATCTTTGTGCTGAATATTGCGTCACGACACGACAAGCGGGATGCGGTATCGATGAGTGCTTCGGTATCTAATATGGATTTTGAGTGGTTAGAAGGTGTTGATGGAGCGTTAATTTCCAACAAAGCGAAACCACCAAAG CTGGAGGCGGGGCTTGAGAGGAGTAGCAACACCCTGGGGTGCTGGCGTGCCCACATGAACGCCATGCAGCA CATCGTGAAAGAGCGTATAGAATCCGCTCTGATCATGGAAGACGACGTGGATTGGGACGTGAATATTCGcaagcagcttctcgaaTTCGCTAACGGGGCAAGGTTCGTCCAAGGCCCTGGAGGGGCGCGAGGAGATTCCAACAGCCCATATGGAAATGATTGGGATGTTCTCTGTTTGGGACATTGCGGTACTGGCAACTTCAATGATGAGAAGCGCTGGTGGGTTACTCCCAATGACCCTACAGCAGTGCCTCCAGAGCTGTACAAGTGGGGCAACGTACCCAACCTCAGCCCTCCGGCCTTGCGTGAAGGCAGGTTCAACCGCTATATCTATTCTGCTACCGGAGGCAGATGTCTTTGTGCCTACGCCGTCAGTCTCCGAGGCGCCAGGCTATTTTTGAACACAGAGACACTGGCACTAGAACAAGCTCTTCCTGCGGATCGTGGAATGGCTCGATTATGCCATGTTCGAAAGTTCGGGGCGAAATGTATCAGTCCTTATCCTTCGATTTTCGGATCCCATTTTGCAGCTGGGCCTATGTCGAAAGACTCGGATCGACAGACTATTGCAGAAATTTGGCGGAAGGTCGGATTAACCCCACATGTGGTGTTCTCAACCAGACTTCACTTGCAGAGAGCATGA
- a CDS encoding uncharacterized protein (CAZy:AA3) yields the protein MAWVPLLHLCLVILTVVSASPGTTLEASDLRPSYDYIIAGGGTSGLVVANRLTEDPNISVLVIEYGFLDDGGPDTLVPGIKPSDKYWRTYTSIPQPGLNNRSGSLHTGQVVGGGTVVNAMFFNRGSAEDYNSWEELGNPGWGWNDLFPGSFTPATPEIAAQYQIPADISAHGIDGPVGTSYHPPCSFAIIDYLYRAWESIGVKRNPQPDNGLAVGVFHSSLSIRNDSMTRSSASAAYYKPIADHRPNLHLLTGQRVSKVIFDGKRASGVEYFARDGVRTIRQVRASREVLLAAGAQRTPQLALLSGIGSEKLLSDLGIPVVEDLPGVGYNFQDQPSYIMQLNFTSWSEPTPDWLFSANASHRDFVQEQWKLYTEAKQGAYTLPATGGCDVAFLPLQNVTQQHEAIIEAAKKVDMAQCVPRGASESVLRGYKAQQDILLKYYGSPRTAVQESAHNGGSGLAFVHLKPRSRGSILINSTDPEDDPVIDFGTFMHPSDLDIMVAIYRKNMEFIRSGTMQEIGTTIPDVEADAGSDEQIVELLRNKTQSSWQHPVGTIAMMPREAGGVVDSELKVYGVEGLRVIDASIMPLIPAAHTSSTAYAVAEKAADLIKATYEQMP from the exons ATGGCGTGGGTTCCTCTCTTGCACTTATGTCTGGTCATTCTCACTGTCGTTAGCGCGTCTCCCGGAACCACCCTCGAAGCCAGTGATCTGAGGCCTAGCTACGACTATATCATAGCCGGAGGTGGTACAAGCGGCCTCGTCGTTGCAAATCGATTGACAGAGGACCCTAATA TCAGCGTCTTGGTAATCGAATATGGATTCCT TGACGATGGCGGACCAGACACTTTAGTGCCAGGCATCAAGCCTTCAGACAAATACTGGCGAACTTACACCAGTATTCCTCAGCCTGGATTGAACAATCGATCAGGTAGCCTTCACACCGGACAGGTCGTTGGCGGTGGCACCGTCGTGAACGCCATGTTCTTCAATCGTGGATCAGCCGAGGACTATAATTCTTGGGAGGAATTGGGGAATCCGGGCTGGGGCTGGAACGATTTGTTTCC CGGGAGCTTTACGCCAGCAACTCCCGAGATCGCAGCACAATATCAGATACCGGCTGATATAAGTGCCCATGGAATCGATGGTCCTGTGGGAACGAGTTATCATCCGCCTTGCTCTTTTGCAATCATCGATTACTTGTATCGAGCCTGGGAAAGTATAGGTGTCAAGAGGAATCCCCAGCCTGACAACGGTCTTGCCGTTGGAGTTTTCCATTCCAGCTTGTCAATAAGAAATGACAGCATGACAAGAAGTTCAGCAAGTGCAGCTTACTATAAGCCAATCGCCGACCACAGACCTAATCTGCACCTGTTGACTGGGCAGCGTGTGAGTAAGGTCATCTTCGATGGAAAGCGAGCAAGTGGAGTTGAG TACTTTGCGAGAGACGGAGTCCGCACCATTCGACAAGTCCGAGCGTCTCGGGAAGTCTTGCTTGCAGCAGGCGCACAGCGTACTCCGCAGCTGGCGCTGCTTTCAGGCATAGGCTCCGAGAAGTTGCTCTCTGATCTTGGTATCCCAGTCGTGGAAGACTTACCAGGAGTCGGCTACAATTTCCAAGATCAGCCTTCGTACATCATGCAGCTCAACTTCACGAGCTGGTCCGAGCCTACGCCGGATTGGCTGTTCTCAGCAAATGCCTCGCATCGTGACTTCGTCCAGGAGCAGTGGAAACTGTATACCGAGGCAAAGCAAGGCGCTTATACACTTCCAGCGACAGGAGGATGCGATGTTGCGTTCCTCCCACTGCAGAATGTAACTCAACAGCACGAAGCAATTATCGAGGCTGCCAAGAAAGTCGACATGGCTCAATGCGTGCCTCGAGGAGCAAGCGAATCGGTGCTTCGTGGCTATAAGGCGCAGCAAGATATACTTCTGAAGTATTATGGTTCGCCCCGGACAGCTGTCCAAGAGAGTGCTCACAACGGAGGATCAGGCCTGGCGTTTGTGCATCTCAAGCCGCGGAGTCGTGGATCCATCTTGATCAATTCTACGGATCCTGAGGACGATCCTGTTATCGACTTCGGCACTTTCATGCATCCTTCGGACCTCGATATCATGGTCGCGATTTATCGCAAGAACATGGAGTTCATTCGCTCTGGTACCATGCAAGAGATTGGTACTACGATACCGGATGTTGAAGCTGATGCTGGAAGTGATGAGCAGATTGTGGAGTTGTTGCGGAACAAAACTCAAAGTTCATGGCAGCATCCAGTCGGAACCATTGCCATGATGCCGCGCGAGGCTGGCGGAGTCGTGGATTCTGAGCTCAAAGTGTATGGTGTTGAAGGACTGCGTGTTATTGATGCCTCTATCATGCCGCTGATACCCGCCGCACATACATCTTCGACGGCCTATGCGGTTGCAGAGAAG GCTGCGGACTTGATCAAGGCAACGTACGAACAGATGCCGTGA
- a CDS encoding uncharacterized protein (CAZy:GT8): MAIDLTRIWRIQSKARKSAIVLLFFTAICLLITSSTQRFQPLPPLVALHATDGRANILESTTRTDMPELTTNINTLQSTTSKYAYATFFTEGAEKEEDDKYLICTRMLTYQLLHDPATRTERLVPFIVLVPPSVSHTKRNRLQSEGATVVEVPTTNFSWMKPGRDRWAHVIHKLNVFKLVQFEKVLLLDSDVVIFKRLDDIFESPTTEIRTNLGNSSNVKDDEGPQPQRYLMAGDTSPEEGIKHSWPAKRRASPVNAGFVVLHPSEEMYEYNMRIASIEGRFLSSAPEQNLWNYIHRPDGNMPWNRIEHTWVMNKPKYEDYKNGIAAVHEKWFRRSQEDPALKEELLKSRWKMEGFWARGPLYQV; this comes from the coding sequence ATGGCGATCGACCTTACACGCATCTGGCGAATCCAGAGCAAAGCAAGAAAGTCGGCCATCGTACTGCTGTTCTTCACTGCCATATGCCTCCTCATCACGTCATCCACCCAACGCTTCCAACCACTCCCGCCTCTCGTTGCTCTGCATGCAACAGATGGGAGAGCGAACATACTCGAATCCACAACGCGAACCGATATGCCGGAGCTCACAACTAACATCAACACTCTCCAATCCACGACCTCGAAATATGCCTATGCAACTTTTTTCACCGAAGGTgccgagaaagaagaggacgacaaGTACCTAATATGCACACGGATGCTCACATATCAACTTCTGCATGACCCAGCAACACGTACCGAGAGATTGGTTCCATTCATCGTGCTCGTCCCTCCAAGCGTCTCACATACAAAACGAAATCGACTCCAAAGCGAAGGCGCCACAGTGGTCGAAGTGCCTACAACGAACTTTTCATGGATGAAGCCAGGTCGTGATCGATGGGCTCATGTTATTCACAAACTCAACGTGTTCAAGCTGGTCCAGTTTGAAAAGGTACTGCTTCTCGACTCAGACGTTGTCATTTTCAAACGACTGGACGACATTTTCGAATCACCGACGACGGAAATCCGCACCAACCTTGGTAACAGCTCCAACGTCAAGGACGATGAAGGACCACAGCCTCAAAGATATCTCATGGCGGGTGACACTTCACCAGAAGAAGGCATTAAACATTCTTGGCctgcgaagaggagagcttCACCAGTCAATGCCGGCTTCGTGGTTCTCCATCCTTCGGAAGAGATGTACGAGTATAATATGCGAATCGCATCGATAGAAGGAAGATTCTTGAGCAGCGCCCCAGAGCAGAATCTATGGAACTACATACATCGACCAGATGGCAATATGCCGTGGAACCGTATCGAACACACGTGGGTCATGAACAAGCCCAAATATGAGGACTACAAGAACGGAATCGCCGCAGTACACGAGAAATGGTTTCGGAGGAGTCAGGAGGACCCGGCTTTGAAAGAGGAGTTGCTGAAGAGCCGTTGGAAGATGGAAGGTTTTTGGGCTAGAGGGCCTCTGTATCAAGTTTAG
- a CDS encoding uncharacterized protein (CAZy:GH55), with translation MHLLSFVLPLAGLSQASPLVFPHQNPVPSLRNSTAHTSANTSRLAAAASSNWWYANIDHTTGAVRDYAPGVGDSNYPIYKSVSNVNDLYNAILSDGPNGSQRPSALGDQEPGNIISNDYLAALPRVVYIAPGTYVLNRKLALTGDTILIGDAANPPVLKASSGFGDPYVIQGGSGITGPNDNGGHGELRFSRVIKNVIIDTTQATGNSDLIALEWGVAQNCALVNVQINMPPQKHTGLYVGQGSTVQVADVGFSYGTTGVRIRNQQVTLKNLKFDKTTNAIEVAGGFAINVLNPSFDTVGVCVKQTNGSPWLSIVDATITNSGTLLQTTGNANFLLENVNRDNNNAMATLDGKTLVGGTQKVGHYVYGNTYGANPAHKTDNQPSADRRPSSLLVNGKYASVTPNQHTDKSSADVLNLKDSTQNGGFTVRGDANNIDGPGLQSGLNKAASAGKIAYLPFGVYRVDQTLTIPPGTILFGNGWSTIQGVGNSFKEESNPRPVVQVGAPGSTGTAEIHDIHVNAGEQLPGAILVQVNMAGAPGDVVIHNSLITLGGTLNTGLSCGGKNNCAAAYLGLHLSSTSSAYINNAWVWVADHAVDHANVGTDTAGKGGVLVEATKGTWLTGLGSEHWWYYNLGYNKASNVFVSMLQSETNYQEGNSQNGSGAPSDPPPGPFTPTSSDPSWDHCNNAPAVCRMTMNQWFKGGSNIVSYASASWNFGDGNVQANVNVIEQTPSNLQLYGLCAGPSTNYAMRLPNGTRFGRPQDGFNGSWQTLVAEAYFK, from the coding sequence ATGCATCTCCTATCTTTTGTTCTGCCCCTAGCTGGGCTATCGCAAGCTTCTCCACTTGTCTTTCCCCATCAAAACCCCGTACCGTCTCTAAGAAACTCGACTGCTCATACGTCCGCAAATACATCACGCTtagccgcagcagcatcttccaACTGGTGGTATGCAAACATCGATCATACCACCGGTGCTGTCCGCGACTATGCCCCAGGTGTAGGCGACTCCAACTATCCGATATACAAGTCCGTCAGCAACGTCAACGATCTCTACAATGCAATTCTGTCCGACGGACCCAATGGCAGTCAAAGACCATCGGCGCTGGGCGACCAGGAGCCAGGCAACATCATCTCCAATGACTACCTTGCCGCATTGCCGAGAGTTGTGTATATCGCACCTGGAACTTATGTTCTAAACCGCAAGCTTGCTCTCACAGGTGACACCATCCTAATTGGCGACGCTGCGAACCCGCCTGTGTTGAAGGCCTCATCAGGCTTTGGTGACCCCTATGTCATCCAAGGAGGCTCCGGCATCACTGGCCCCAACGACAACGGTGGCCACGGAGAGCTTCGCTTTTCTAGAGTCATCAAGAACGTCATCATCGACACAACGCAAGCGACTGGCAACTCGGACTTGATCGCACTCGAATGGGGCGTAGCACAGAACTGTGCCTTGGTCAACGTTCAGATTAACATGCCTCCACAGAAACATACTGGTCTGTACGTCGGTCAAGGCTCGACTGTCCAAGTCGCAGATGTGGGCTTCAGTTATGGTACCACTGGTGTCCGGATCCGAAACCAACAGGTCACGCTCAAGAATTTGAAGTTCGACAAGACGACTAATGCTATCGAGGTGGCTGGCGGCTTCGCTATCAACGTTTTGAACCCTTCATTCGATACTGTCGGCGTTTGCGTCAAGCAAACGAATGGATCTCCTTGGCTGTCTATTGTCGATGCGACTATTACCAACTCTGGAACTCTTCTACAAACGACCGGAAATGCAAATTTCTTGCTCGAGAATGTCAATCGGGACAACAATAATGCCATGGCCACTCTGGACGGCAAGACTCTCGTCGGTGGCACCCAGAAAGTTGGCCACTATGTCTATGGCAACACGTATGGCGCCAATCCGGCCCACAAGACCGACAACCAGCCATCAGCGGATCGTCGTCCCTCATCTCTGCTGGTCAACGGCAAGTATGCTTCAGTGACGCCGAACCAGCACACAGACAAATCCTCAGCGGACGTTCTCAACCTCAAAGATTCCACTCAAAATGGGGGCTTCACAGTCCGCGGAGACGCCAACAACATCGACGGACCAGGTCTACAGAGTGGTCTGAACAAAGCTGCTTCCGCTGGCAAAATCGCATACCTGCCATTCGGTGTGTATCGTGTCGACCAAACACTCACAATCCCACCTGGAACGATTCTCTTTGGCAACGGTTGGTCCACAATCCAAGGCGTTGGCAACAGCTTCAAAGAGGAGAGTAATCCTCGGCCAGTCGTGCAAGTTGGTGCTCCAGGATCTACGGGAACAGCTGAGATCCATGACATCCACGTTAATGCTGGCGAGCAACTTCCTGGTGCAATTCTTGTCCAGGTGAACATGGCTGGCGCTCCAGGAGATGTTGTCATCCATAACTCCCTCATCACTCTAGGTGGAACACTCAATACTGGACTGAGCTGTGGCGGCAAGAATAATTGTGCAGCCGCATACCTCGGCCTCCACCTttcctccacctcttccGCCTACATCAACAATGCTTGGGTCTGGGTCGCCGATCATGCCGTCGACCACGCCAACGTGGGCACAGATACCGCCGGCAAAGGCGGCGTTCTCGTGGAAGCAACCAAAGGAACATGGCTCACTGGCCTAGGCAGCGAACACTGGTGGTACTACAACCTAGGCTACAACAAAGCCTCCAACGTCTTCGTCTCTATGCTCCAATCCGAGACCAACTACCAAGAAGGCAACTCCCAAAACGGCTCCGGTGCTCCAAGCGACCCTCCACCAGGACCTTTCACTCCCACAAGTTCTGACCCCAGCTGGGATCACTGCAACAATGCTCCTGCTGTCTGCCGCATGACGATGAATCAGTGGTTCAAAGGCGGAAGCAATATCGTTAGCTATGCGAGTGCGAGCTGGAATTTTGGAGATGGTAATGTTCAGGCGAATGTTAATGTTATTGAACAGACGCCTAGCAATTTGCAGTTGTATGGGTTGTGTGCTGGGCCGAGTACGAATTATGCTATGAGACTTCCTAATGGGACAAGGTTTGGGAGGCCGCAGGATGGGTTTAATGGGAGTTGGCAGACTCTTGTTGCGGAGGCTTACTTTAAGTGA